A window of Solanum stenotomum isolate F172 chromosome 3, ASM1918654v1, whole genome shotgun sequence contains these coding sequences:
- the LOC125857778 gene encoding uncharacterized protein At1g51745: MGSSETEGGMLECDTGSIVWVRRRNGSWWPGKILGTNELSATHLMSPRSGTPVKLLGREDASVDWYNLEKSKRVKAFRCGEFDDCIKRAEASQGMPPKKREKYARREDAILHALELERLLLDKKYGAGYSSTDKNNKSTADFVGRESLTSSEYPENGNGRHIGPKCHQVSTRSVASLEDKKALNILTTEVPKDRNQLSGDVDNSGVLPRMRGLQDFGLSTAPSEHNHSLSLALSGTDQLVLDSSARAVPDESNNAEGLVNVEKRSTLEKRKPSDDALVEDVLVKRRDRRRPLAHVLQSSENLPVSLPQPEPASISTSGTGKELPQVESLTKNISFRYLAVEPSNSLCVDESHQSQIEFPTLKTEDNNCSHPVVLCEQNGCGSTEFTETDSTESDSLESDTDDELATLSDGAVSIELEPKYLGRSEALPEHGSMSSEEVDDFTLADGTSHPCHQESASSGFGVSKWKLKGKRNNRSLNKRPIDSFDGDLARRPSHMSTFKEKGGYACLQDDVVTNSSVQMAGYGSKAPGRASRNMLSWGDLAWDDQPSIRGYWEEADEYFDPMNSYRHVGGRTMLVDVDLKVQSSYQREHVPMISLMSKLNGQAIIGHPIQVETLANGSTDSFLGDIDNYPETLGYDPSLQPTWRTARRTANVRVPRPHVSSAKDNPEGIKHVQGSDHHRNVRKATVQKASTTRKATSRPPIERTFSRKPGKKVSLSSNQKIRTLSSIASQQKQSSDSNSYQVDGALKQETLPTVVACIPVKLVFSRLNEELVGRRP, from the exons ATGGGAAGCTCAGAAACGGAAGGAGGAATGTTGGAATGCGATACTGGAAGTATTGTTTGGGTCCGAAGGCGAAATGGGTCATGGTGGCCTGGTAAAATATTGGGGACTAATGAGCTTTCTGCTACTCATCTGATGTCTCCACGATCTGGAACTCCAGTCAAGCTTCTTGGCAGGGAAGATGCTAGTGT GGATTGGTATAACTTGGAGAAGTCAAAACGTGTCAAAGCATTTCGTTGTGGTGAATTTGATGATTGTATTAAACGGGCTGAAGCTTCCCAAGGTATGCCTccaaagaaaagagagaaatatgCACGTCGAGAAGATGCTATACTTCATGCTCTTGAACTTGAGAGGCTTTTGTTAGACAAAAAATATGGAGCAGGTTATTCATCCACTGATAAGAACAATAAATCTACTGCTGATTTTGTTGGAAGAGAGTCTTTGACGTCATCAGAATACCCGGAAAATGGGAATGGGAGACACATAGGACCTAAGTGCCATCAAGTTTCTACTAGATCTGTTGCCTCCCTTGAGGACAAGAAAGCATTAAATATTTTGACCACAGAGGTACCCAAAGATCGAAATCAACTTAGTGGGGATGTTGATAATTCTGGTGTACTTCCGAGAATGAGAGGTTTACAAGATTTTGGTCTTAGTACTGCTCCTTCTGAACATAATCATTCTCTATCACTTGCTTTAAGTGGTACAGACCAACTTGTGCTTGATAGCAGTGCTCGTGCTGTTCCTGATGAGAGTAATAATGCAGAAGGCCTGGTTAATGTTGAGAAAAGAAGCACATTGGAGAAAAGGAAACCATCAGATGATGCGTTGGTAGAAGACGTCCTTGTCAAGAGGCGCGATAGGCGCCGCCCTCTTGCTCATGTTTTGCAGAGTTCTGAAAATTTGCCAGTTTCTCTCCCTCAGCCGGAGCCAGCTTCCATTTCCACCTCTGGTACAGGAAAGGAACTGCCTCAAGTTGAATCACTTACAAAGAATATCAGTTTTAGGTATCTGGCAGTTGAACCTAGCAACAGTTTATGTGTTGACGAGAGTCATCAATCCCAGATTGAATTTCCAACATTGAAGACTGAAGATAACAATTGTTCTCATCCTGTTGTCTTGTGTGAACAGAATGGTTGTGGTTCAACAGAGTTCACTGAAACTGATTCAACCGAGTCAGATTCTCTGGAATCAGATACCGATGATGAGTTGGCTACACTCTCAG ATGGTGCTGTATCTATAGAATTAGAACCCAAATATCTTGGAAGATCTGAAGCACTACCTGAACATGGTAGCATGAGCAGCGAGGAGGTTGATGATTTTACACTCGCAGATGGCACTTCTCATCCTTGTCATCAGGAATCTGCCTCTTCTGGTTTTGGGGTGTCTAAATGGAAACTAAAAGGGAAAAGGAATAACCGAAGTCTTAACAAGAGGCCTATTGATTCTTTTGATGGAGATCTTGCAAGGAGACCCAGTCATATGTCCACTTTCAAAGAAAAGGGAGGTTATGCTTGTCTTCAGGATGATGTGGTTACAAACTCCAGTGTCCAAATGGCTGGATATGGATCTAAAGCTCCGGGTAGGGCTAGCCGAAACATGTTGAGTTGGGGGGATTTGGCTTGGGATGATCAACCTTCAATTAGAGGATACTGGGAGGAGGCTGACGAATATTTTGATCCTATGAATAGCTACCGTCATGTTGGTGGCAGGACCATGCTGGTAGATGTAGATCTGAAAGTCCAGTCAAGTTATCAGAGAGAACATGTGCCTATGATTTCATTGATGAGTAAGCTAAATGGGCAGGCAATAATCGGGCATCCTATCCAAGTTGAAACCCTTGCAAACGGTTCTACTGACAGCTTCCTTGGGGATATTGATAATTATCCAGAAACATTGGGTTATGATCCGTCACTCCAACCTACATGGAGAACTGCTCGCCGGACTGCCAATGTTCGTGTTCCAAGGCCACATGTATCATCAGCAAAAGATAATCCTGAAGGAATCAAGCATGTCCAGGGTTCTGATCATCACAGAAATGTTCGAAAAGCTACTGTACAGAAGGCAAGCACTACGAGGAAGGCCACTTCCCGGCCTCCCATAGAAAGAACATTTTCAAGAAAGCCAGGGAAAAAGGTTAGTTTATCTTCTAACCAAAAGATAAGGACGCTTTCTTCGATAGCCTCACAGCAGAAACAAAGTAGTGATTCCAACAGTTATCAAGTGGATGGGGCACTCAAACAAGAGACACTACCAACTGTTGTAGCTTGTATTCCGGTAAAGTTAGTCTTCAGTAGGTTGAATGAGGAGTTAGTGGGCCGTCGTCCATAA